A genomic stretch from Dissulfurispira thermophila includes:
- a CDS encoding RsbRD N-terminal domain-containing protein, whose product MSVLQDMTSLNELLSEKKQVILDKWFDMILETYPHDTAIFLKKQKDQFANPVGSTIYRGMESVLDLFLSGSEIDTMKKSLDEIIRIRAIQDFLPSHALAFIVELKRVVRGEINGAMYKEQLNDELSAFEHWVDSLLLLSFDIYMECREKIYDLKANELRNMTSKLVERANRIFEAKYRDIDLEDIISQGNKTERGE is encoded by the coding sequence GTGTCAGTTTTGCAGGATATGACGAGCCTGAATGAACTCCTGTCAGAAAAAAAACAGGTTATTTTAGACAAATGGTTTGACATGATATTAGAGACATATCCTCATGACACTGCAATATTCCTCAAGAAACAAAAAGATCAATTTGCCAACCCTGTAGGAAGCACTATTTATAGAGGGATGGAGTCTGTTTTAGATCTATTTTTAAGTGGTTCAGAGATAGACACTATGAAAAAATCCCTCGATGAAATTATAAGGATAAGGGCGATTCAGGATTTTTTGCCTTCACATGCCCTTGCCTTTATTGTTGAATTGAAAAGAGTCGTCAGGGGAGAGATAAATGGCGCGATGTACAAGGAGCAATTGAATGATGAATTATCGGCATTTGAGCACTGGGTGGATAGCCTATTATTGTTATCTTTTGATATATACATGGAGTGCAGGGAAAAAATTTATGACCTTAAGGCTAATGAACTCAGGAATATGACATCAAAGCTTGTGGAAAGGGCAAATCGTATATTCGAGGCAAAGTATCGTGATATTGACCTTGAAGATATAATTTCACAAGGTAATAAAACAGAGAGAGGTGAGTAG
- a CDS encoding DsrE family protein: MATKRLGFIVRSLPYKTEASRLAMTHAIASQTVEIYLEDGDMVEPVVCFIGDGVLNCLKSQQAMKHYGITSLEQHVKNGLLLDLKIMICKEDIEKLGIKEDSLIMDAEDIGGETKAQIVPYSEIQKEMDSVDHLLFC, encoded by the coding sequence ATGGCAACAAAAAGACTCGGCTTCATAGTAAGGTCACTTCCATACAAAACAGAGGCTTCAAGACTTGCAATGACTCATGCAATAGCAAGTCAGACAGTAGAGATATATCTCGAAGATGGTGATATGGTTGAGCCTGTTGTATGCTTTATTGGAGATGGCGTACTCAACTGCCTCAAAAGTCAACAGGCAATGAAACACTATGGCATAACAAGCCTTGAGCAGCATGTAAAGAATGGACTCCTCCTTGACTTAAAGATAATGATATGCAAAGAAGACATTGAAAAATTGGGCATTAAAGAAGACTCCTTGATAATGGATGCAGAGGATATTGGAGGAGAAACAAAGGCACAGATAGTGCCTTATAGCGAAATTCAAAAAGAGATGGACTCTGTAGACCATCTCTTGTTCTGTTAA
- a CDS encoding 4Fe-4S dicluster domain-containing protein → MYLVAVDVAKCEGCEECVNNCPQGVFRMVDGKSDPYQSSECVFCETCLQVCAPGAITITEM, encoded by the coding sequence ATGTATCTCGTAGCAGTTGATGTGGCTAAATGCGAAGGATGCGAGGAATGCGTAAATAACTGTCCACAGGGTGTATTCAGAATGGTAGATGGAAAGTCTGATCCATATCAGTCATCTGAGTGTGTTTTCTGTGAGACATGCCTTCAGGTGTGTGCACCGGGTGCAATTACCATAACTGAGATGTGA
- a CDS encoding sulfurtransferase TusA family protein, protein MALKDQTPTETLDVLGRVCPYPLVLTKKQLEKMASGSILKILCDAPASAEDSIPRFAEKQGYEFESVKLEDKGYWELYIKKS, encoded by the coding sequence ATGGCTCTAAAAGATCAAACACCAACAGAGACCCTTGATGTTCTGGGAAGGGTATGTCCTTACCCGCTTGTTCTTACAAAAAAACAACTCGAGAAAATGGCCAGTGGCTCTATTCTCAAAATTCTATGCGATGCCCCTGCATCTGCTGAAGACTCTATCCCGAGATTTGCTGAAAAACAAGGCTATGAGTTTGAATCAGTAAAGTTAGAGGATAAAGGCTACTGGGAGCTGTATATCAAGAAAAGTTAA
- a CDS encoding cobyrinate a,c-diamide synthase, whose amino-acid sequence MNNYPRLIIAGVRGGSGKTTLSLGVIAALRSQKGMEVVPFKKGPDFIDAGWLSVAAKNPCYNLDPFLIPKENILNSFTMHFTGDIAVIEGNRGLYDGMDAEGSYSTAELAKLLKSPVILIVDCTKMTRTAAAIVLGCIDIDRDVSIKGIVLNQVAGSRHESVVRASIERYCSVPVIGAIPRLNSEEFPERHMGLTPYHEHHDVKKAVLFAEDIAKKYIDIDRTLSIAMQAEPLNINGVSSMRRQTLDTIGQRTEDRGQKSRRTPDAREVVRIGVIRDSAFQFYYPENIEELQKNGADIIEVNALEDNHLPDIDALYIGGGFPETNAIRLAKNKDFRESVFNAAEKGLPIYAECGGLMFLGESIVVGDNRYPMVGIFPITFEMRKKPQAHGYTIVEVEKDNPFYPIGTVLHGHEFHYSAVNEIKEHIYFAFKMKRGHGIKDKQDGICYKNVFATYTHVHALGAEEWVKGLINKAKEFKEAK is encoded by the coding sequence ATGAATAATTACCCAAGGCTGATTATTGCTGGTGTCAGAGGTGGCAGCGGAAAAACAACGCTTTCCCTCGGCGTGATTGCTGCATTAAGGTCTCAAAAAGGCATGGAGGTCGTTCCATTCAAAAAAGGCCCTGACTTTATAGACGCAGGATGGCTTTCTGTTGCTGCCAAGAATCCATGTTATAATCTTGATCCATTTCTTATACCAAAAGAGAATATTCTAAACTCCTTTACTATGCATTTTACGGGCGATATAGCAGTTATAGAAGGCAATAGAGGATTATATGATGGTATGGATGCAGAAGGCTCATACAGTACTGCTGAGTTGGCAAAACTCTTAAAATCTCCTGTGATACTTATTGTTGATTGCACAAAGATGACGAGGACAGCAGCAGCAATAGTATTGGGATGCATAGACATTGACAGGGATGTAAGCATAAAAGGGATAGTTTTAAATCAGGTCGCAGGAAGCCGTCATGAGTCAGTAGTGCGGGCATCTATAGAAAGGTACTGTTCGGTACCTGTGATTGGTGCAATACCGAGATTGAATTCAGAAGAGTTTCCTGAACGGCATATGGGATTAACACCATATCACGAGCATCATGATGTAAAAAAGGCTGTCTTATTTGCAGAAGATATAGCAAAAAAATATATTGATATTGACAGGACCTTGAGTATAGCAATGCAGGCAGAGCCATTGAATATAAATGGGGTGTCAAGTATGAGGCGTCAAACTTTAGATACCATAGGACAGAGGACAGAAGATAGAGGACAGAAGAGCAGAAGAACTCCCGATGCTCGAGAAGTGGTGAGAATCGGTGTAATCAGAGACTCTGCATTTCAGTTTTATTATCCTGAAAATATTGAAGAACTCCAAAAAAATGGTGCAGATATTATTGAAGTAAATGCCCTCGAAGATAATCACCTGCCTGATATTGATGCGCTTTATATAGGTGGAGGATTTCCTGAGACAAATGCTATAAGACTTGCAAAAAATAAAGATTTTCGGGAATCTGTTTTTAATGCCGCAGAAAAAGGCCTTCCCATATATGCAGAGTGTGGAGGACTTATGTTTCTTGGAGAGTCAATTGTAGTTGGTGATAACAGGTATCCAATGGTAGGGATTTTCCCGATAACCTTTGAAATGAGGAAAAAACCGCAGGCGCATGGCTACACAATTGTTGAAGTAGAAAAAGACAACCCATTTTATCCAATAGGAACAGTTTTGCATGGACATGAGTTTCATTACTCTGCTGTGAATGAAATAAAAGAGCATATATATTTTGCTTTTAAAATGAAGAGAGGGCATGGTATAAAGGATAAGCAGGATGGAATATGTTATAAAAATGTATTTGCAACTTATACTCATGTCCATGCCCTTGGTGCAGAGGAGTGGGTGAAAGGGCTTATAAATAAGGCAAAGGAATTCAAGGAGGCGAAATGA
- the dsrM gene encoding sulfate reduction electron transfer complex DsrMKJOP subunit DsrM has product MKILFPFFAVIVLVLLAMIGVGGANLQSLFGVVVPYAAVLIFIIGIIYRVIKWAKSPVPFSIVTTCGQQKTLPWIKQNKLENPSTTLHVIGRMALEVLFFRSLFRNIKGELKDSSRFIYGSDKWLWLAGIAFHYSFLIVLLRHIRLFAEPTPSFLHLLETFDGFLQIGIPRLFMTGIILLAAVTFLFLRRVYIPQVRYISLQADYFPLFLIIGIATTGILMRYFLKTDVVAVKELTMGLVSFNPVIPKGIGVIFYIHLFLVSTLFAYFPFSKLVHMGGVFLSPTRNLTGNSREYRRINPWNYPVKVHTYEEYEEEFREKMKMAEIPVEKE; this is encoded by the coding sequence ATGAAGATATTGTTTCCTTTTTTTGCAGTAATAGTGCTTGTTCTTCTTGCCATGATTGGCGTGGGTGGGGCTAATCTGCAATCCCTTTTTGGAGTGGTTGTTCCCTATGCTGCTGTTTTAATTTTCATTATAGGGATTATATATCGTGTCATTAAATGGGCTAAGTCACCTGTACCATTCTCTATAGTGACTACCTGTGGACAGCAGAAAACCCTTCCATGGATAAAGCAGAATAAGCTTGAGAATCCATCAACTACATTACATGTTATTGGCAGAATGGCGCTGGAAGTGCTATTTTTCAGGTCATTGTTTAGAAACATCAAGGGAGAACTGAAGGATAGTTCACGGTTTATTTATGGTTCTGATAAATGGCTGTGGCTTGCAGGCATTGCCTTTCATTACTCATTTTTGATTGTCTTGCTGCGGCATATAAGATTGTTTGCAGAGCCAACGCCATCTTTTCTCCATCTCCTTGAGACCTTTGATGGTTTTCTGCAGATAGGTATTCCGAGGCTTTTTATGACAGGAATAATACTGCTTGCTGCTGTAACTTTTCTCTTCTTAAGAAGGGTCTATATTCCGCAGGTGCGATATATATCTCTTCAAGCAGATTATTTCCCTCTTTTCCTAATAATTGGGATTGCGACAACAGGGATACTGATGCGTTATTTCCTCAAAACAGATGTAGTGGCAGTTAAAGAACTCACAATGGGGCTCGTAAGTTTTAATCCTGTTATTCCAAAGGGAATAGGTGTAATATTTTATATTCATTTATTCCTCGTGAGCACCCTCTTTGCGTATTTTCCATTTAGTAAGCTCGTGCATATGGGCGGGGTCTTCCTCAGTCCTACAAGAAATCTTACAGGTAATAGTCGTGAATACAGACGCATTAACCCATGGAATTATCCTGTTAAGGTTCATACATATGAGGAATATGAGGAAGAATTCAGGGAAAAAATGAAAATGGCTGAAATACCTGTGGAAAAGGAGTAA
- a CDS encoding DsrE family protein translates to MGKLTIGCFASLVGSVSLDFAVKLSDAAVKKGHKVDLWVSGNATMLSKKGQKAFKDYSHLAKTLTELFATGNFQATACEACAEARGYHKDDTMEGWKRHSMDWYLASCFSADRVLHIGGD, encoded by the coding sequence ATGGGAAAATTGACTATAGGCTGCTTTGCATCACTAGTCGGCTCTGTATCTTTAGACTTTGCAGTCAAACTTTCAGATGCAGCAGTTAAAAAAGGGCACAAAGTAGATTTATGGGTATCAGGAAACGCCACAATGTTATCAAAAAAAGGGCAAAAGGCATTTAAAGATTATTCACACCTTGCCAAAACACTGACAGAACTCTTTGCAACAGGGAATTTTCAGGCAACCGCATGCGAGGCATGTGCAGAAGCAAGGGGCTATCATAAGGATGACACAATGGAAGGCTGGAAAAGACACAGCATGGACTGGTATCTTGCAAGCTGTTTCAGTGCAGATAGAGTCCTTCATATAGGAGGTGATTAA
- a CDS encoding DsrH/TusB family sulfur metabolism protein, protein MKLGVFMSDFRTGSDIIDRLNAEKLGIIFVGNGIYHATVKENGKTSNVLDKSATFYALTEDLESRGFSSANLDSRVKPVTYSDVVDLIFNDYEKIIWI, encoded by the coding sequence ATGAAACTTGGTGTCTTTATGAGTGATTTCAGGACAGGGTCTGATATCATCGACAGGCTGAATGCTGAAAAACTTGGTATTATCTTCGTTGGCAACGGTATCTATCACGCAACCGTCAAGGAAAATGGCAAAACATCCAATGTCCTCGACAAATCAGCAACTTTTTATGCTCTTACAGAAGACCTCGAAAGCAGGGGTTTTAGTTCTGCAAACCTGGACAGCCGTGTAAAGCCTGTCACTTATAGTGATGTAGTTGACCTTATTTTCAATGATTATGAAAAAATAATATGGATATAG
- the dsrO gene encoding sulfate reduction electron transfer complex DsrMKJOP subunit DsrO produces MSMDRREFLKIAGFSTIGIGVGWILSRPGEFLEASQFLQTKELLKAKQWAMVVDMRRFKTEEDYRKVIDACHKIHNVPDFGNPKDEIKWIWADTFEHAFPGQENEFMPESMKHKPFILLCNHCENPPCVRVCPTKATFKRKDGITMQDLHRCIGCRYCMAACPFGARSFNYRDPRPAIKEPNPEYPTRMIGVVEKCTFCEERLAKGQIPACVEASNGALTFGDIADPNSEVRRLLNTNYTIRRKAELGTRPVVYYILDIPTSVVSGGESNA; encoded by the coding sequence ATGAGCATGGATAGAAGAGAGTTTTTAAAAATAGCAGGATTTTCAACTATTGGAATTGGTGTAGGCTGGATTCTGAGTAGGCCTGGAGAATTTCTTGAGGCTTCTCAGTTTTTACAGACAAAGGAATTATTAAAGGCAAAACAGTGGGCAATGGTCGTTGATATGAGAAGATTTAAAACCGAAGAAGATTATAGAAAAGTTATCGATGCCTGTCATAAAATTCATAATGTCCCAGATTTCGGTAATCCAAAAGACGAGATCAAATGGATTTGGGCAGATACATTTGAGCATGCGTTTCCTGGTCAGGAAAACGAGTTTATGCCTGAAAGTATGAAGCATAAACCTTTTATTCTGCTCTGCAACCACTGTGAAAATCCTCCATGCGTGAGGGTTTGCCCCACAAAGGCTACATTTAAAAGAAAAGATGGTATCACGATGCAGGACCTCCATAGATGCATTGGATGCAGATATTGTATGGCAGCCTGTCCTTTTGGGGCAAGGAGCTTTAATTATAGGGATCCGAGACCAGCCATTAAGGAGCCAAATCCTGAATATCCAACAAGAATGATAGGTGTTGTAGAGAAGTGTACTTTTTGCGAAGAGAGGCTTGCTAAAGGACAGATACCCGCTTGTGTAGAAGCATCTAATGGCGCACTGACATTTGGAGATATTGCAGATCCAAATTCGGAAGTTAGAAGGCTTCTTAATACAAACTATACTATCAGGAGAAAGGCAGAACTTGGCACCCGCCCTGTTGTTTATTACATTTTAGACATACCAACTTCAGTTGTATCAGGAGGTGAAAGCAATGCTTGA
- a CDS encoding DVU0298 family protein, producing MNKYPPECPFCGRYVVRPETTKTEFGEILSGRCNCGAVYVCDPTGHNAGEAYMEALALARGNWEIELMGEDIDYQTKDMDYDLKTHMKIYSAGVSEMKRKLIFVKHGSQNTKDSNRLSADSSQENLLPVTRYSSSSLKRHLKERIKDALISQSYTEIADMARNDKGVIRHLISLAYEKDEVSAWRAIEAMGVVAGELSKEKMDVVRDTIRRLLWSMGEESGGIGWSAAEMLGEIIRSNPDEFADIIPIVWSFKEEEMFRPGVVWAMGRIASVRPDLVRFILKDMQHMITDKNPAVRGYAAWTIGILNENSFIEDINKLTSDKSLIHFYQNGDLAQKTVAEIAIDSVKSMIYKQNK from the coding sequence ATGAATAAATATCCACCTGAATGTCCATTTTGTGGAAGATATGTTGTTCGTCCAGAGACAACAAAGACGGAGTTTGGAGAAATCTTAAGTGGAAGGTGTAACTGTGGGGCAGTTTATGTGTGTGACCCTACAGGGCATAATGCAGGTGAGGCATACATGGAGGCACTTGCATTGGCAAGAGGCAACTGGGAAATAGAATTGATGGGCGAGGATATTGATTATCAGACAAAAGATATGGATTATGATTTAAAAACTCATATGAAGATTTATTCAGCAGGCGTGAGTGAAATGAAGAGAAAGCTTATTTTTGTAAAACATGGAAGCCAAAACACAAAAGACAGCAACCGTCTATCAGCAGATAGCAGCCAAGAAAACTTGCTACCTGTTACTCGTTACTCGTCATCGTCTTTAAAACGACATTTAAAAGAAAGAATTAAAGATGCTCTTATATCACAATCCTACACCGAGATTGCAGACATGGCAAGGAACGATAAAGGTGTAATACGGCACCTGATATCACTTGCGTATGAAAAGGATGAGGTATCGGCATGGAGGGCTATAGAGGCAATGGGAGTTGTAGCAGGTGAGCTGTCAAAGGAAAAGATGGATGTCGTGAGAGATACAATACGAAGGCTTTTGTGGTCTATGGGGGAGGAGTCAGGCGGCATCGGATGGTCTGCAGCAGAGATGCTTGGAGAGATTATCAGAAGCAATCCTGACGAATTTGCTGATATTATTCCAATTGTCTGGTCTTTTAAAGAAGAGGAGATGTTCAGGCCGGGGGTAGTTTGGGCTATGGGACGGATAGCTTCTGTGAGACCTGACCTTGTTCGATTTATATTGAAAGATATGCAGCATATGATAACAGATAAAAATCCTGCTGTCAGGGGCTATGCTGCATGGACTATAGGTATTCTCAATGAGAATAGTTTTATAGAGGATATCAATAAACTAACTTCTGATAAGAGCCTCATCCATTTCTATCAAAACGGTGATCTGGCACAAAAGACAGTTGCTGAAATTGCTATAGACTCGGTGAAATCGATGATTTATAAGCAGAATAAATAA
- the dsrK gene encoding sulfate reduction electron transfer complex DsrMKJOP subunit DsrK, translating into MAKFTAKPADLLKINFKTPKTDWMDTPVEIREHMYCHPAKAKDLETVGFPNIHEWKPTDENWNLPENWKEIVLSGIKERLQKYRSFHVFMDICVRCGACADKCHFYLGTGDPKNMPVLRAELLRSVYRKYFTTGGKIFGKTAGARELTEDVLKELWYYYYQCTECRRCSVFCPYGIDQAEITMMGRELTNLLGLQLGWIAGPVANCYMKGNHLGLEPHTIKSNIEFMLDDIETITGIRINPTFNRKGAEILFVTPSGDLFGVPGVYTAMGYLMLFHELGLDYTWSTYASEGGNFGFFTSNEMAKRLNYKIYAEAKRLGVKWILGGECGHMWRVLHQYMDTWNGPADFLEVPKSPITGTVFENAKSLKMIHVIEFAADLIKHGKLKLDPSRNDHLRVTFHDSCNVARGMGMFEEPRYVIKNVCNHFYEMPENTIREKTFCCGSGTGLNASENMELRMRGGLPRANAVKYVRDHYGVNMLANICAIDRATLQASMDYWVPGTAVAGIHELLANALVMKGEKERTTDLRGEPLPQKSTEKEGAE; encoded by the coding sequence ATGGCAAAATTTACTGCAAAACCTGCTGATTTATTAAAAATCAATTTTAAAACACCAAAGACAGACTGGATGGATACCCCTGTGGAAATCAGAGAACATATGTATTGCCATCCAGCAAAGGCAAAGGATTTAGAAACGGTGGGCTTTCCTAATATCCATGAATGGAAGCCTACTGATGAGAACTGGAATCTCCCGGAGAACTGGAAGGAAATCGTTTTAAGTGGCATAAAAGAGAGATTACAGAAATATCGTTCCTTCCATGTTTTTATGGATATCTGTGTGAGATGTGGTGCTTGTGCTGATAAATGTCATTTCTATCTTGGCACAGGTGACCCTAAAAATATGCCTGTCTTAAGGGCAGAACTTCTAAGGTCTGTGTATAGAAAGTATTTCACCACAGGAGGAAAGATATTCGGAAAAACAGCTGGTGCAAGGGAGTTGACAGAGGATGTATTAAAGGAACTCTGGTATTACTATTACCAGTGCACTGAATGCCGCCGCTGTTCTGTATTTTGCCCTTATGGAATTGATCAGGCAGAAATTACAATGATGGGCAGAGAATTAACCAATCTCCTCGGCTTACAGTTAGGATGGATTGCAGGGCCTGTTGCAAACTGTTATATGAAGGGTAATCATCTTGGTCTTGAGCCTCATACCATAAAGAGTAATATTGAATTTATGCTTGATGATATAGAAACCATTACAGGTATCAGGATAAATCCTACATTTAACAGAAAGGGCGCTGAGATACTGTTTGTTACCCCTTCAGGAGATCTCTTTGGGGTGCCGGGAGTTTATACTGCAATGGGGTATCTCATGTTGTTTCATGAACTGGGACTTGATTATACATGGAGCACATATGCATCAGAAGGAGGAAACTTCGGCTTCTTTACATCAAATGAAATGGCAAAAAGACTTAATTACAAGATTTATGCTGAGGCAAAGAGGCTGGGCGTAAAGTGGATACTTGGTGGCGAATGTGGTCATATGTGGAGAGTGCTGCACCAGTACATGGATACATGGAATGGCCCAGCGGATTTTCTCGAGGTGCCTAAATCTCCTATAACCGGGACTGTATTTGAGAATGCAAAGTCATTAAAAATGATTCATGTCATAGAGTTTGCAGCAGATCTGATAAAGCATGGTAAGCTCAAACTTGATCCGAGCAGAAATGACCATCTAAGGGTTACATTCCACGATTCTTGTAATGTTGCTCGCGGTATGGGAATGTTTGAAGAACCAAGATATGTTATTAAGAATGTATGCAACCATTTTTATGAAATGCCTGAAAATACTATAAGGGAAAAGACCTTCTGCTGCGGGAGTGGCACGGGTCTGAATGCCTCTGAGAATATGGAGTTGAGAATGAGGGGAGGGTTGCCGAGGGCAAATGCAGTGAAATATGTTCGTGACCATTACGGTGTAAATATGCTTGCAAACATTTGTGCTATTGACAGGGCCACATTGCAGGCATCTATGGACTATTGGGTGCCTGGCACAGCAGTTGCCGGAATTCATGAGCTTTTAGCTAATGCCCTTGTAATGAAGGGAGAGAAAGAAAGGACTACAGATCTGCGTGGTGAACCACTTCCCCAAAAATCTACGGAAAAGGAGGGCGCTGAATAA
- a CDS encoding TusE/DsrC/DsvC family sulfur relay protein, whose amino-acid sequence MPTIDFQGKQIEVDEDGYLVNLDDWTKELGIQMAKNDGLELTEAHWEVINFLRDYYAKYQIAPMIKILVKEIAKVMGPEKGNTKYLYELFPDGPAKQACRYAGLPKPTGCV is encoded by the coding sequence ATGCCAACAATTGATTTTCAGGGGAAACAAATCGAGGTGGATGAGGATGGTTATCTTGTAAATCTTGATGACTGGACAAAGGAGCTTGGTATCCAGATGGCAAAAAATGATGGTCTCGAGCTTACAGAGGCACACTGGGAAGTCATTAACTTCCTCAGAGATTACTATGCAAAATATCAGATCGCTCCAATGATAAAGATCCTCGTAAAGGAAATCGCCAAGGTTATGGGTCCGGAGAAAGGTAATACAAAATACCTTTACGAACTCTTTCCTGATGGACCTGCGAAACAGGCATGTAGATATGCGGGACTTCCAAAACCAACAGGTTGCGTGTAG
- the dsrP gene encoding sulfate reduction electron transfer complex DsrMKJOP subunit DsrP has translation MLEKALVGGKRYWTWVFFLLAVVGIGFITYLQQFKLGLGITGLSRDVSWGLYIGQFTFLVGVAASAVMLVIPYYLHDFKKFGKIVILGEFLAVSAVTMCILFIFVDMGQPMRIMNVVLHPTPNSIMFWDSVVLGGYLTLNIIIGWATLHADKKGTKPASWVKPLIYLSIPWAVSIHTVTAFLYAGLPGRHFWLSAIMAARFLASAFAGGPALLIILALIVRKFTKFDPGREPIQAIGKIVTYAMIANVFFLLLEVFTAVYSSIPGHTHPFKYLYLGLEGHAKLVPLMWTSSILAIVSLVLLIFPSIRRNESMLALACIALFVSLWIDKGFGLIIGGFVPNMFEKVTEYWPTLPETIITISVWAVGFLVLTILYKVAVSVREETAGIELEH, from the coding sequence ATGCTTGAGAAGGCGTTAGTTGGAGGCAAAAGATATTGGACATGGGTATTCTTTTTGCTTGCTGTTGTTGGCATAGGTTTTATTACATATTTGCAACAATTCAAACTGGGTCTGGGTATAACAGGATTGAGTAGGGATGTTTCATGGGGACTGTACATTGGGCAGTTCACATTTCTTGTTGGTGTGGCTGCATCTGCAGTTATGCTGGTTATACCCTATTATCTGCATGATTTTAAAAAATTTGGTAAGATCGTTATCCTTGGGGAATTTCTTGCTGTTTCTGCAGTGACAATGTGTATCTTGTTTATTTTTGTTGATATGGGACAACCTATGAGGATAATGAATGTAGTGCTTCATCCTACACCAAACTCTATAATGTTTTGGGACAGTGTTGTTCTTGGCGGTTACTTAACGCTTAATATAATAATAGGCTGGGCAACATTGCATGCTGATAAAAAGGGAACAAAGCCTGCTTCATGGGTGAAACCTTTAATATATCTTTCGATACCATGGGCTGTTAGTATTCATACTGTAACTGCATTTCTGTATGCAGGACTTCCGGGAAGGCATTTCTGGCTGAGTGCAATCATGGCTGCTCGATTTCTTGCATCTGCATTTGCAGGTGGACCGGCACTTCTTATAATTCTTGCATTGATTGTAAGAAAATTCACGAAATTTGATCCGGGTAGAGAGCCAATACAGGCTATAGGCAAGATTGTCACATATGCTATGATTGCCAATGTATTTTTCCTGTTGCTGGAGGTTTTTACAGCAGTATATAGTTCAATACCAGGACATACGCATCCTTTTAAATACTTGTATCTTGGGCTTGAAGGGCATGCAAAACTCGTTCCGCTGATGTGGACATCGTCAATCCTTGCAATAGTATCCCTTGTGCTTCTTATTTTCCCATCTATAAGAAGGAACGAGAGCATGTTGGCACTTGCATGTATAGCCTTATTTGTATCTCTATGGATAGACAAAGGGTTTGGTCTTATCATCGGTGGTTTTGTGCCAAACATGTTTGAAAAGGTAACAGAATACTGGCCTACACTGCCTGAGACAATAATTACCATCAGTGTCTGGGCTGTTGGTTTTCTGGTGCTTACGATATTATATAAAGTTGCTGTTTCTGTCAGGGAAGAGACAGCAGGAATTGAATTAGAACACTGA
- the dsrJ gene encoding sulfate reduction electron transfer complex DsrMKJOP subunit DsrJ — translation MYDGGKILVGIVIFVLFAAFPFYNNIGKVSAKPEPKLDTPVIQQLSEKKCVEPKDFMRAEHMQLLNNWRDFAIREGKRVYINSEGKEFKISLQNTCMNCHSNKKEFCDKCHNYAAVKPYCWTCHIEPKEKQL, via the coding sequence ATGTACGATGGTGGCAAAATTCTGGTAGGGATAGTTATTTTTGTGCTTTTTGCAGCATTTCCCTTTTATAACAATATTGGCAAGGTTAGTGCAAAACCAGAACCAAAACTGGATACCCCTGTTATTCAGCAACTGTCTGAAAAAAAGTGTGTGGAGCCAAAGGATTTTATGAGGGCAGAGCATATGCAGTTGTTGAATAACTGGAGAGATTTTGCAATTCGTGAAGGCAAAAGGGTGTATATAAACTCAGAAGGTAAGGAATTCAAGATAAGTCTTCAAAATACATGTATGAACTGTCATTCTAACAAAAAGGAGTTTTGCGACAAATGCCACAACTATGCAGCAGTAAAACCTTACTGCTGGACCTGTCATATTGAGCCAAAGGAGAAACAGTTATGA